CCACGTGATGTTGAGCTTGTATTTGTGTAACAGAGGCATCAGGAGATCGGCCCACTTCAGATCCACTGCCGTCATGTCGttctgttcacacacacacacacacacacacacacacacacacacacactcgtgtCCATCAGTCGGTCTCAGGTGTGTGTGATCTGTGTGCatgtttttacataattattctCACTCGGTCTCGTGTATATGTGTCTTATAAATGAATGATGAAACTGCTTCGGTAATGTGGAAATATGGGAAAATGAGCAACAGTAAAACAACACTGACCTCTGCTGGTGAGAtgacacaaataataaaaaacaagtgtATTGTAACATCAAGAACTaaggttttaatatttatatgctAGAATGTGTGTTTTAAGATGTATTAGAATCTGGTCACCATTTGTGttcttcatatttttaaagattttattagATCCCATAATAATACTGTAGATAACTAAATATCCAGCAAATAATTGAATGGAACAAAGTATCAGTCTGTCactaattgttaaataaaataataataaaattgataataataaaataaaaaagataataaaataaaattgattttaagataaaatgtgcatatttgcatataacaaatttccttttttttaatttgtaaaaaaaaaaagaagtattaaatctaagtaataatatttctgttaactcattagcatattaaaaatatattattacagattttattaatattttaaattatgtttaattttagctttttttgtcattttgttgtttttgccattttttatttattcattgttttaaatacatcTATATTTTCCCCCCcaattttaatcaaattgttattgtttacctatttattttaatcatttttcatttttaatggtttatttatttatatctattgtcatattatttaaatctgtaattgtttattatttacttaatatttttcccCATTTACTTGAATTAGAGTTTAATTGTTTACCCATTTTTAatcctatttttattatttatttattttaatatattgttcatctatatattaaatagtattatcttaatatattttggattattttatattacagattttattaatattttaaattgtttaatttttccttaaaatttgagtcattttgttgtattttcgtcatttgtatttatttatttgtttattgttttaaataaatctatatatatttttccacattttgaTCAGATTGTTATTGTTTACCtacttattttaacaatttttttatttttaatggtttatttatatttattgtcttattatttaaatctgtaaatttttattattcatttaatattttttcccatttattttaattgtttactaattttttaatctaattttttatttgagatatacacacacacagccagtttttgaacggtaagattttttatgtttttaaagacattaattTGATCGAAAGTACAATTAAACGTACttgaattaaatgaatgaatcacaGGTGTTTTGTACCTTGAAGTGTTTGTGTCTGATGCGCGTCATGTTCATCAGCATGACTCCTGAGTTGACGCCGGTTTTGCCGTAGTACGGGTGTCGCGCGAATCGATTGTACCAGCCGATCCGCGGCTCCTCGTGCTCCGGCGCCATCGCGGCCACGTGACTGCCGTTAAACCGGGACAGGAAGCTCCAGACGTCCTCCGCCGGCCGCAGGAACAGGATATCCGTGTCCACGTACAGCACAGAGTCCACCTGCTTTAAAATCAGCTGAGAAACCAGCGTGAGAGTCAGATCAGACACTTATTACACTTCAAAGACCCTTCAGACGCATCCTGTGAACCCAAAACCAACGTTTCCACAGTTctgctctgacaaaaacttcaAAGCGTCCGTCAGCAGTCGACATGAAACGCAATTTTACTTCTGTAAAGTGACATTTTcaattgaaaatgtatatacacgCACAAGATGAACTGAAAGCTTCAAGTATAGCAGAAGTATTGGGTTTAGATACTCACAGGAAGGAAGAGTCTTTGTGAAGCGCAGGGTTTGAAGAGTTTCTTCCACTCTCTGGCGTTTTCGCTGGGGAAGGTGATGGGATAAATGCTGTAGTCGAACTTGGAGCGAAACCTCTGCGGCCATGACTCCAGCTGCACGAGACAGACGGGATTTCATGAACATCAACTATTCAACTGATTGATGATATTCACTATATGTCTTGATTTAcgcaactaaaaaaaaaatacactaccagtcaaaagtttttgaacagtaagtcttttctgctcaccaggcctgcatttatttgatcaaaaatacagcaaaagcagtaatattgtaaaatatttttactatttaaaataactgctttctgtttgaatagattgtaacatgtaatttatttctgtgatgcgcagctgaattttcagcatcattactccagtcttcagtgtcacatgatccttcagaaatcattctaatatgctgatttgctgcttgagaaacttttagcattattattatcaacatttaaaacagttgagtacatttttgattctgagaaataattctttttggtaaagaaatatagaagaaaatactttaatttatcaaggatgcaaagatttctatttcagataaatgctgttcttctgaactttctattcatcaaagaaatctgaaaaaattatacgcagctgtttttaacataataataataataataagatcatcaaatcagcatattagagtgatttctgaaggatcatgtgacactggagtaatgatgctgaaaattcagcttttgaaatcacagaaataaattaaattttaaaatatattcaaatagaaatcagttattttaaatagtaaatatatttaacaattttactgtttttcttgtacttcggatcaaataaatgcaggcttggtgaacagaagagactgctttaaaaaaaaaaaaataaataaaaaaaaacaaaaccttttaaaacttttgCCTGGTAGTGCTAGTGTTAAAAAGTTTTGCtttaaatgatgaaaatgtTCTGAATTTCTCCAGTTGTTTaatgctattaaaatatttttccaggTTCATACAAGGTGGTTAAACTacttaaatttgactttttgaaatgtaaggtctggaaaacccttgaaaatggCAATTTAAAAGGTGCtcaaattattgaaagacaatgtatccatgaaataagtgtttaatctTTTCACGCAAAATTCATACAGTTCAGAAAACATCACACCCttttcgcttatttcagttaatgtcaggaAACAATGGAGCTAAGTCAGTAGTGAGTGTCGTGTAAATGTGGATAAAGATACGAAAAGATGAACAGATGAACTGAATCAGTTGAGTCATTTACGATGGAATCGCTCCgactgattcaaactcgtgacttcgatcattcatttcaaatgattcactagcaaaaaccagatcaaattaaaagaccaattcatttttaatttcaatatcTTTAGTAATGGTTAAACCACTgcatcgcaaaatgattcattttgatTCATTCTTTGAAGCGCTCTAATTGGATCATGTATTGAGAATCATTAGATGTACATCGAAacgggttcatgaatcatttcacGAATTGatgtaagtcaaatgattcgcgctccgagtcctgatcttaaacacagtatctgtacgaaccctgttaTTTATGCGTTATgtgaatgtttcattttatcAATTTGCAAACATTACgggaaagttacttttgaatgttctctgaacgttctgaaacaagtagttacatttaaaacctaaaacaattttttaaaatctgttccATGAACGATGTATACACactgttttgtgttattttgtaaacattaataacaaacattctattaatgttactgaaagaacattttttgttcataactTTCTAAGAAAATTCCCTGTTTTTGCTCTGACATTTTTTAGCACAAGAAGTAAAATAATGTgaaagtcaaattaaaataatcaattgATCTTTCCATTACATGCATCAgtaaaatagcaatatttacCTGCTTATATTgttactaaaacatttaatacattttataagcCACTCTGTGAACACTTTTGAGGTTTTAAACACACCAGTTTACTCTAAAATAGTTTGTCACTTAAGCTCaaatcaccaaaaaaaatatgaatgcatCTGTGTTATTTCCAAAAAAGTGTTGAGTTATTTATTGTCTGATTTACTGTGTTGTATTATGTTTGTTATTACcgtattttactttaatattctgttttgtAGTGCTTTAGATATGAGAAAACGGCACTATGATTAAAATACTTtcactattattaataacagcatcatctaaatatttacagtgttgctaaattttaattttgccaTAAAACCACTATGAATATATAGtgaatattcaatatttatgGGCTCACCGTCTGTCTGAATCCGGCATGGAGGTCGTCTTCTGCGAAAATGTGAAAGTGCAAATGTCTGCGGCTGAAGAGGACGGCAGATTTTAGCATGGTGAGCGTTTCTTCCAGTCTGGAGCCGCAGGCCACCACCGCCAGCCCCACCGGCTCCAAACGCTCCGGCTCAGGGCCACCGGACACGCGGGATGCAGACCTGCACGAGACACGAGACACAGCATGACCATGAGTGAATAATAACAGGTTTACACGCAGCTGGTTCTGCAAACTAGAACAGCGAGACGCAGACACTGTCAACACAAGTGCCATATCACCTAGAAGCAGTGAAGCTCAACAGCTAAACATTAAACCGCACACACAGACGAATCTAGATCTAGAGCCGAAGGTCAGGTCAGCGGCGTACCTAAGAGCCGAGTCCGTAACGCAGTTGTTTGGGCAAACGGCATCGCTGATTCTCCAATACGGTTTCCAGCGAGTGACAGAGCCTGAATTACACCTGACGGGAGACAAACAGGCTCTACATCAACACACAAACCATCTTTAGCTTAGGATAAACGGGGTTTGAATCAGAGACACCCTGAAACATCTGTGACGTGACGCCCGGGACTGTGCAAGAAGAATGTGGCTTttcattcaaaatgtaaaaacaaataaatcaatattttagaaatgaaataaagatttaaaataattaaattataataaatcagtaaataattaaaattagattaaaataaattaggttTGAATCACATACGGAAACAATTGATCTGTAACCTGATGTCCATGTGCTTTTTTTcattgacaataaataaataaataaataaaaataaataaataaataaaattaatatttaataatatttaggatattaagaatatttataattaaataaataatactattttattatttaaattaaattataataaatcagtaaactattaaaatttaattaaaattaacaagGTTTTGATCACACAGTGAGACAATCTGTaacagaataataatattaataataatattatatatatatatatatatatatatatatattagtttttttctaaattatagTACAAATAAACTGTACCAACGTCAAATCTCTTAGTAAATAACaacggataataataataaaatacaaacaataaaatgcaaacCTGTCATCTGCCAAATTGAACTCAAGATGACCtgattcattaatattaattacgtAACATGACGTTCGCCCAGTAGGCTTCGCTGATTGGCTGAAAGGCAGACCGGTAGGCGGGCGCTAGTCAGCGGGCCAATTAACGGCTACTACAACGAACAAAacttatgaatattaatcagaTATTAGCAGCGTCAATATTACCAAATTAGTAGGGTTGAATGAGCAGAAATACATCCCAAACAACTGTTATATTAACACAACAGCCTTATATGTGTATCCGCCGCATCAAATCACTCAAAAAGGCAGCTTTGGTGAAGATTTCGGTTATTTATCACACCTGTCCAGTCGTTAAAGCTCGGTTAAAGCTGTCACAGCACGAGTCCAGTGTTTATAAGTTCAGTTTTGTGTCGTCGTGAAGATGTTTGCGCAGA
The sequence above is drawn from the Labeo rohita strain BAU-BD-2019 chromosome 25, IGBB_LRoh.1.0, whole genome shotgun sequence genome and encodes:
- the gxylt1a gene encoding glucoside xylosyltransferase 1 isoform X1, with amino-acid sequence MRRYLRVLFVCTLLIFCSLLYVFNQLVSSLESANHQERAQRTRAADPGLSERAQYDRCNSGSVTRWKPYWRISDAVCPNNCVTDSALRSASRVSGGPEPERLEPVGLAVVACGSRLEETLTMLKSAVLFSRRHLHFHIFAEDDLHAGFRQTLESWPQRFRSKFDYSIYPITFPSENAREWKKLFKPCASQRLFLPLILKQVDSVLYVDTDILFLRPAEDVWSFLSRFNGSHVAAMAPEHEEPRIGWYNRFARHPYYGKTGVNSGVMLMNMTRIRHKHFKNDMTAVDLKWADLLMPLLHKYKLNITWGDQDLLNIIFHHNPESLLVLECQWNYRPDHCIYGSNCISAEQHGVYVLHGNRGVYHDDKQPAFRAVYDAIQQFPFDEDPVRGLLLPLEEKLKSTDHTYCGRSRHAFTKRLRQTVRDLQEDHHSSRRTEV
- the gxylt1a gene encoding glucoside xylosyltransferase 1 isoform X2, which encodes MRRYLRVLFVCTLLIFCSLLYVFNQLVSSLESANHQERAQRTRAADPGLSERAQYDRSASRVSGGPEPERLEPVGLAVVACGSRLEETLTMLKSAVLFSRRHLHFHIFAEDDLHAGFRQTLESWPQRFRSKFDYSIYPITFPSENAREWKKLFKPCASQRLFLPLILKQVDSVLYVDTDILFLRPAEDVWSFLSRFNGSHVAAMAPEHEEPRIGWYNRFARHPYYGKTGVNSGVMLMNMTRIRHKHFKNDMTAVDLKWADLLMPLLHKYKLNITWGDQDLLNIIFHHNPESLLVLECQWNYRPDHCIYGSNCISAEQHGVYVLHGNRGVYHDDKQPAFRAVYDAIQQFPFDEDPVRGLLLPLEEKLKSTDHTYCGRSRHAFTKRLRQTVRDLQEDHHSSRRTEV